A genome region from Hippopotamus amphibius kiboko isolate mHipAmp2 chromosome 1, mHipAmp2.hap2, whole genome shotgun sequence includes the following:
- the CHTOP gene encoding chromatin target of PRMT1 protein isoform X1, producing MAAQSAPKVVLKSTTKMSLNERFTNMLKNKQPMPVNIRASMQQQQQLASARNRRLAQQMENRPSVQAALKLKQTLYASPDSGCGRICPSCGWASGGRCHATKSLKQRLGKSNIQARLGRPIGALARGAIGGRGLPIIQRGLPRGGLRGGRATRTLLRGGMSLRGQNLLRGGRAVAPRMGLRRGGVRGRGGPGRGGLGRGAMGRGGIGGRGRGMIGRGRGGFGGRGRGRGRGRGALARPVLTKEQLDNQLDAYMSKTKGHLDAELDAYMAQTDPETND from the exons ATGGCTGCACAGTCAGCGCCGAAAGTTGTGCTAAAAAGCACCACCAAGATGTCTCTAAATGAGCG CTTTACTAATATGCTGAAGAACAAACAGCCGATGCCAGTGAATATTCGGGCTTCGATGCAGCAACAACAGCAGCTAGCCAGTGCCAGAAACAGAAGACTGGCCCAGCAGATGGAGAATAGACCCTCTGTCCAGGCAGCATTAAAACTTAAACAG ACTTTATATGCAAGTCCGGACAGTGGCTGTGGAAGGATATGTCCAAGCTGTGGCTGGGCGTCTGGAGGGCGGTGCCATGCAACT AAGAGCTTAAAGCAGCGCCTGGGTAAGAGTAACATCCAGGCACGGTTAGGCCGACCAATAGGGGCCTTGGCCAGGGGAGCCATCGGAGGACGAGGCTTACCCATTATCCAGAGAGGCTTGCCCAGAGGAGGACTTCGTGGGGGACGTGCCACAAGAACCCTGCTTAGGGGCGGGATGTCGCTCCGAG GTCAAAACCTGCTCCGAGGTGGACGAGCCGTAGCTCCCCGAATGGGCTTAAGAAGAGGTGGTGTTCGAGGTCGTGGAGGTCCTGGGAGAGGGGGCCTAGGGCGTGGAGCTATGGGTCGTGGCGGAATCGGTGGTAGAG GTCGGGGTATGATAGGTCGGGGAAGAGGGGGCTTTGGAGGCAGAGGCCGAGGCCGTGGACGAGGGAGAGGTGCCCTTGCTCGCCCTGTATTGACCAAGGAGCAGCTGGATAACCAACTGGATGCGTACATGTCGAAAACGAAAGGACACCTGGATGCTGAGTTGGATGCCTACATGGCTCAGACAGATCCCGAAACCAATGATTGA
- the CHTOP gene encoding chromatin target of PRMT1 protein isoform X5, with protein MAAQSAPKVVLKSTTKMSLNERFTNMLKNKQPMPVNIRASMQQQQQLASARNRRLAQQMENRPSVQAALKLKQTLYASPDSGCGRICPSCGWASGGRCHATVKSGPSGDRYSEERWNTLASLTEKSNLFLSHKNSNELVI; from the exons ATGGCTGCACAGTCAGCGCCGAAAGTTGTGCTAAAAAGCACCACCAAGATGTCTCTAAATGAGCG CTTTACTAATATGCTGAAGAACAAACAGCCGATGCCAGTGAATATTCGGGCTTCGATGCAGCAACAACAGCAGCTAGCCAGTGCCAGAAACAGAAGACTGGCCCAGCAGATGGAGAATAGACCCTCTGTCCAGGCAGCATTAAAACTTAAACAG ACTTTATATGCAAGTCCGGACAGTGGCTGTGGAAGGATATGTCCAAGCTGTGGCTGGGCGTCTGGAGGGCGGTGCCATGCAACT GTAAAAAGTGGACCGTCTGGAGATAGATACTCAGAGGAAAGATGGAACACACTGGCTTCTTTGACTGAGAAATCAAACTTGTTCTTAAGTCACAAGAATTCAAATGAACTTGTAATTTAA
- the CHTOP gene encoding chromatin target of PRMT1 protein isoform X4 codes for MAAQSAPKVVLKSTTKMSLNERFTNMLKNKQPMPVNIRASMQQQQQLASARNRRLAQQMENRPSVQAALKLKQSLKQRLGKSNIQARLGRPIGALARGAIGGRGLPIIQRGLPRGGLRGGRATRTLLRGGMSLRGQNLLRGGRAVAPRMGLRRGGVRGRGGPGRGGLGRGAMGRGGIGGRGRGMIGRGRGGFGGRGRGRGRGRGALARPVLTKEQLDNQLDAYMSKTKGHLDAELDAYMAQTDPETND; via the exons ATGGCTGCACAGTCAGCGCCGAAAGTTGTGCTAAAAAGCACCACCAAGATGTCTCTAAATGAGCG CTTTACTAATATGCTGAAGAACAAACAGCCGATGCCAGTGAATATTCGGGCTTCGATGCAGCAACAACAGCAGCTAGCCAGTGCCAGAAACAGAAGACTGGCCCAGCAGATGGAGAATAGACCCTCTGTCCAGGCAGCATTAAAACTTAAACAG AGCTTAAAGCAGCGCCTGGGTAAGAGTAACATCCAGGCACGGTTAGGCCGACCAATAGGGGCCTTGGCCAGGGGAGCCATCGGAGGACGAGGCTTACCCATTATCCAGAGAGGCTTGCCCAGAGGAGGACTTCGTGGGGGACGTGCCACAAGAACCCTGCTTAGGGGCGGGATGTCGCTCCGAG GTCAAAACCTGCTCCGAGGTGGACGAGCCGTAGCTCCCCGAATGGGCTTAAGAAGAGGTGGTGTTCGAGGTCGTGGAGGTCCTGGGAGAGGGGGCCTAGGGCGTGGAGCTATGGGTCGTGGCGGAATCGGTGGTAGAG GTCGGGGTATGATAGGTCGGGGAAGAGGGGGCTTTGGAGGCAGAGGCCGAGGCCGTGGACGAGGGAGAGGTGCCCTTGCTCGCCCTGTATTGACCAAGGAGCAGCTGGATAACCAACTGGATGCGTACATGTCGAAAACGAAAGGACACCTGGATGCTGAGTTGGATGCCTACATGGCTCAGACAGATCCCGAAACCAATGATTGA
- the CHTOP gene encoding chromatin target of PRMT1 protein isoform X2, with protein MAAQSAPKVVLKSTTKMSLNERFTNMLKNKQPMPVNIRASMQQQQQLASARNRRLAQQMENRPSVQAALKLKQTLYASPDSGCGRICPSCGWASGGRCHATSLKQRLGKSNIQARLGRPIGALARGAIGGRGLPIIQRGLPRGGLRGGRATRTLLRGGMSLRGQNLLRGGRAVAPRMGLRRGGVRGRGGPGRGGLGRGAMGRGGIGGRGRGMIGRGRGGFGGRGRGRGRGRGALARPVLTKEQLDNQLDAYMSKTKGHLDAELDAYMAQTDPETND; from the exons ATGGCTGCACAGTCAGCGCCGAAAGTTGTGCTAAAAAGCACCACCAAGATGTCTCTAAATGAGCG CTTTACTAATATGCTGAAGAACAAACAGCCGATGCCAGTGAATATTCGGGCTTCGATGCAGCAACAACAGCAGCTAGCCAGTGCCAGAAACAGAAGACTGGCCCAGCAGATGGAGAATAGACCCTCTGTCCAGGCAGCATTAAAACTTAAACAG ACTTTATATGCAAGTCCGGACAGTGGCTGTGGAAGGATATGTCCAAGCTGTGGCTGGGCGTCTGGAGGGCGGTGCCATGCAACT AGCTTAAAGCAGCGCCTGGGTAAGAGTAACATCCAGGCACGGTTAGGCCGACCAATAGGGGCCTTGGCCAGGGGAGCCATCGGAGGACGAGGCTTACCCATTATCCAGAGAGGCTTGCCCAGAGGAGGACTTCGTGGGGGACGTGCCACAAGAACCCTGCTTAGGGGCGGGATGTCGCTCCGAG GTCAAAACCTGCTCCGAGGTGGACGAGCCGTAGCTCCCCGAATGGGCTTAAGAAGAGGTGGTGTTCGAGGTCGTGGAGGTCCTGGGAGAGGGGGCCTAGGGCGTGGAGCTATGGGTCGTGGCGGAATCGGTGGTAGAG GTCGGGGTATGATAGGTCGGGGAAGAGGGGGCTTTGGAGGCAGAGGCCGAGGCCGTGGACGAGGGAGAGGTGCCCTTGCTCGCCCTGTATTGACCAAGGAGCAGCTGGATAACCAACTGGATGCGTACATGTCGAAAACGAAAGGACACCTGGATGCTGAGTTGGATGCCTACATGGCTCAGACAGATCCCGAAACCAATGATTGA
- the CHTOP gene encoding chromatin target of PRMT1 protein isoform X3 encodes MAAQSAPKVVLKSTTKMSLNERFTNMLKNKQPMPVNIRASMQQQQQLASARNRRLAQQMENRPSVQAALKLKQKSLKQRLGKSNIQARLGRPIGALARGAIGGRGLPIIQRGLPRGGLRGGRATRTLLRGGMSLRGQNLLRGGRAVAPRMGLRRGGVRGRGGPGRGGLGRGAMGRGGIGGRGRGMIGRGRGGFGGRGRGRGRGRGALARPVLTKEQLDNQLDAYMSKTKGHLDAELDAYMAQTDPETND; translated from the exons ATGGCTGCACAGTCAGCGCCGAAAGTTGTGCTAAAAAGCACCACCAAGATGTCTCTAAATGAGCG CTTTACTAATATGCTGAAGAACAAACAGCCGATGCCAGTGAATATTCGGGCTTCGATGCAGCAACAACAGCAGCTAGCCAGTGCCAGAAACAGAAGACTGGCCCAGCAGATGGAGAATAGACCCTCTGTCCAGGCAGCATTAAAACTTAAACAG AAGAGCTTAAAGCAGCGCCTGGGTAAGAGTAACATCCAGGCACGGTTAGGCCGACCAATAGGGGCCTTGGCCAGGGGAGCCATCGGAGGACGAGGCTTACCCATTATCCAGAGAGGCTTGCCCAGAGGAGGACTTCGTGGGGGACGTGCCACAAGAACCCTGCTTAGGGGCGGGATGTCGCTCCGAG GTCAAAACCTGCTCCGAGGTGGACGAGCCGTAGCTCCCCGAATGGGCTTAAGAAGAGGTGGTGTTCGAGGTCGTGGAGGTCCTGGGAGAGGGGGCCTAGGGCGTGGAGCTATGGGTCGTGGCGGAATCGGTGGTAGAG GTCGGGGTATGATAGGTCGGGGAAGAGGGGGCTTTGGAGGCAGAGGCCGAGGCCGTGGACGAGGGAGAGGTGCCCTTGCTCGCCCTGTATTGACCAAGGAGCAGCTGGATAACCAACTGGATGCGTACATGTCGAAAACGAAAGGACACCTGGATGCTGAGTTGGATGCCTACATGGCTCAGACAGATCCCGAAACCAATGATTGA